CACGCCAGAAGCGTGATCTGATTCTCGCCGCGCCCGAGGCCGAGCGCCTGGTTCAGTCCTTCTCGCCTGAGACGCTCTTCTACACTGTCAAGGAAATCGGCAGCGCCGACGCGGGCGATCTGCTGAGCCTCGCGCTCCCCGAGCAGGTGAAGTCGCTCTTCGATCTCGATTGTTGGGATAAGGATCGTCCCAACCTTGCCCGGATGCGCGAATGGCTCGAAGCGCTCTCCGAGGGCGGGCGCAGCCGAATGGCACAGGGTCTGATGGAGCTCGACCTCGAGCTCGTATCGATCCTGCTGCGCGATTACATCAAGGTGCATCTGCTCGACGATCCGGCGTCGTCACCAGACGCGCCATCAAACCGCTACGTCCAGTTCGACGAGCATTATCTCATCGAGTTCGTGCGGCAAGATCACATTACGCAGCTTATTTCCGACTTCATCGAGGAAGCCTTCGAGCGCGACTACAAATATTTCGCGGGCTTGATGGACGAATGTTACTGGGGCGTCAAGGCGGAGCTCGAGGAGGCGGCCTATCAGTTCCGCCGGGCGCGCCTGAACGATCGCGGCTTTCCCGACTACTACGAAGCGCAGGACGTGTTCGCGTACGTCAATCCGCGCTCGTTCCTCGACATCCGCGCCCAGTACGTGGCGCCGAGCCGCGCCGAGCTCCTTGACGACAGCGAGCTGGTGCCACCAGGCTCAGCGCCGATGATCGCGGGCGCCGACAATTCGCTGCTCAACACCGCGCTCACGGCTGGTTTCGCGGCCGAGGGGCGGCGGCAGTTGCGCAGCGAGATGGCGATGGTGTCAAACCAGGTGCTGGTTGCGCGATCGATCGATTTTGGCGATCTCGACGCCGTGCGGATCGCCGTCGAGCTGACGCACAACTACCTGAACCTTGGGCTCGAATCGCTCGCTGGCGGCGACCTGCAAAGCGCAATCGAGCATCTGCGCGATACGCATCTGAAACTCCTCTTTCGCCTCGGCGTGAGCCTCACGATCGATCTGCGCAAGCGGGCGGAAGCGACAACTCGGATGCTCGGGATTCCGCAGCAGCGGCCGCGCGAAATCTCGTACCTCGACTCGCCGTATCGCGACGCGCTCGCGGGATTCATCGAGCCAATGCCGCGCTTCTATTCGGCGCTCGATCGCGGCGGCGCCGTCGAGCTGCGCGCGTTCCAGACGATTCGCGACCTTCATCTGTCGTACGCGATTCTCGATCAGATCGACGCGATGGCGGAGCTGTTCCGCTCACTGCTTGCGATCGATATCAGCTCGGCGCGCTTCCGCGGCGCGGTCGCGAATCGCGATATTCGCCTGAGCCAGATCCTGACGACGGCCCTGGTGCGCAATTTCATGGACGGGCGGCTGCAGGCCGAGCCGCTCGTGGCGAGCGAGCTCGACGCGATGCGAGCAGCAATCGTGATCAAAAATGGCGGCCCGTCGGTGCTGAGCCACGCATTTCGCGAGTCGGTCGAAACCGCGATCGACACGCATCTCGACGAGACTGCGGCCAAGCGCACCTTCGATTTCGTAAATTCCTGTCTGAATCAGCTCGAAGAAGAGTTCGCGGGACTGAGCGTCAACTACCCGATCGATTCACGATTTATCGAAAGCGTTCTGGTCAAGCGCAGCGTCTAGCGTTCAGCCGTTGCGCCGTCGAGTTTGACGGTGCGATCGGAACTGCCGCGCTGAATCGTGAACGTGATCGCCGATTCGCGCGCGAATGACGCGAGATCGGCGTGGAAATCGCTCAGCGCTTTCACGTCACGCGTGCCGATTTTCTTGATGATGTCGCCGCGCTCGATTCCACTGCTCGCCGCCGCCGGATCGACGTCCGACACCAGCACCCCGTGCCGATTCTTGAGGCCAAAGTATGCCGCCAGCTCGGGCGTCACTTGCTGTACGGTGACGCCATACGCCGTCGCGGTATCAGGAAGTTTATCGACCGCGGCCTTGCCGACGACCGGTGACGAATCGAACAGCTTGTCCATCACATAGATCGGCACGTGCATCTCGGTCGCGAGCGCGATCGCGTCGCTCGGACGGCTGTCGATCGTGTAGCGCCCGCGATCCATGAAGATCTTCGCGTAGTACACTTCGTCGCGCATGTCGCAGATGAGCACGCTATCGACGTGATTACCAGTCTGCTGGATCACGGCCTTCAGCAGGTCGTGAGTCATCGGCCGCGGCGGCTGGACGTTGTTCAGCGCGAGCTCGATCGCGTACGCCTCGTTGGCGCCGATCATGATCGGCAGCTCGCGCGTCTCGTCTTTATCTTCGAGCAGCACGTAATGCTCGCCGGTGTCCTGATCGAAAGCAACGTTAGTCACCTGGACCGGCACTTCGTGGATGGTGGGCTGAATGAGTCCGGTGGGCTGGCTGGTGGATGAACGGCTGCAGGCACACGCGGCGGCCAAGCCCGCGAGTAGCAGCAGGCACAGGTTCCTGCAGCCTACGGCTCTCATGGAAGATCACATTACGCGCATGACAGGGTGGGCGCCAAGGGCATTATGCATCGCCTTCGGGACGGCCGCGGAAACCTTTAGCGACGATATAGAGCTCAGCCGAGCCGGGACGGCTGGCCTTGGTCCGCGTCGTCTCGACGCTGGCAAAGACGCGCTTGAACTGCGCAACTATGTCGTTGAACTCGCCGCTCATGAAGACCTTGACGATCATCGCGCCGCCGGGTTTTAGCGCGCGCGATGAGAACGCGAGCGCGGTATCGATCAGTTCGCGCGAGCGCGCCTCGTCGCGCGCCGCGATACCGGTGAGCTTCGGCGCGAGATCGCTCGTGACGAGATCTGCTGGGCCGCCGAGTTCGGTAGCCGCCCGCTGCGCGACGGCTGGATCAACGATGTCGCCGATGATCGTGATACATCCCGGCGGTGGATTTCTGACCGGCGCGAGATCGACGCCGACGATCTTGGCGCCGGAGCCTGCCGCGCGAGCGAGAATCGCAAGCCATCCGCCGGGCGCGCATCCGAGATCGACGATTCGCGCGCCTTTCGCTGCCAGCTTCCAACGCGCGATGAGTTCCTCGATCTTGAACGCCGCGCGCGAAGGCAACCCTGCCGCGCGCGCCTTGCGATAAAATTTGTCGTGCGGCTCGTAGGTCGCCATCGAACGTCACGCCGAAAAATTTGCGCCGCGAATTAAATTTGAACCGACATACTTTTCGCGTCGCGTGCGAGCCGGTATCCTGAGTGACTCTGCGCTTCGCTTCAACCCGCACATCACGATGAGTTTAGTTAGACTTGACGATTTGAATCCTGAGCAGCGCGATGCGGTGCTGGCGCCCGACGGTCCGATCCTGATCCTCGCCGGTGCGGGATCGGGCAAGACGCGCGTGCTCACGTACCGCATCGCCCATATTCTGTCCGAGCGCGGCGCCGAGGTCGACCAGGTGCTGGCTGTCACCTTCACCAACAAGGCCGCCGGCGAAATGCGCGAGCGCGTCGCCAGCCTGCTCGACTCCACGCGGCTGCCGTGGGTCAGCACGTTCCATTCGGCGTGTGCGCGGATTCTCCGCCAGGATGCGCACCGGCTCGGCTACGAGCGCAATTTCTCGATCCTCGACGAAAGCGATTCGATGTCGGTGATGCGCCGCGTGATTGAGGAGGCCAATCTTCCCGATTCGCCCGCGCCCGAGGCGGCGCGCAATCGAATCGAGCAGGCCAAGAATGAAGGCGTCTCGCCCGAGGAGATGCTCTCGGCGTCGGAGACCGGACGCGAAACGACGATCGCGCAGCTTTACCGCCTCTACCAGGCGCGCCTTCGCGACATCAACGCGATGGACTTCAGCGACCTCCAGCTCCAGGCGTACCTGCTGTTCGAGCGTTTTCCCGATGTGCTCGAGCGATGGCAATCGCGTGCGAAGCATCTGCTGGTCGATGAATACCAGGACACCAACCACGTGCAGTATCTGCTGGTGCGCGCGCTCGCCGAGCGAACCGGCAACCTGTGCGTCGTCGGCGACGAGGATCAATCGATCTACCGATGGCGCGGCGCCGATATCCGCAACATCCTCGACTTCGAGCGCGACTATCCGAGCGCGCGCATCTTCAAGCTCGAGCAGAACTACCGCTCGACCAAAACGATCCTCGCCGCGGCCGGCGCCGTTATCCGCAACAACACCGAGCGCAAGGTCAAGAATCTCTGGACCGAGAACGACGCCGGCGAGCAGATCACATACTTCACCGGAATCACCGAGCGCGACGAGGCCGACTTTATCGCACGCGAGATTTCGAGCCTGACGACCTCAGGCGGTCTCCGCCCGGCGGACGTCGTCGTGTTCTACCGTGTCAATGCGCAGTCGCGAGTAATCGAGGAGGCGCTGGTCAGGCGGCGACTCGCCTACTACATCATCGGCGGCGTGCGGTTTTATGAGCAGCGCGACATCAAGGATCTGTTGTCGTATCTGCGCGTCGTCGCCAATCCTGCCGACGCGGTCAGCCTGGAGCGGATGGTTGGTGTGCCGACGCGCGGCATCGGTGCGAAGACCTTTGAGGCGATCAGCGATATCGCCGGGCGCGAGAACATCTCGGCCTTCGAGGCGATGGGCCGACTCGAGGCGCAATCGAAAGTCGCGCTCAGGATCGCCAAGCAGGCGAGTTCGCTTTACTCCTGGATGCGCGAGCTCATCGCGCGTGCGAGCGAAGTCCCGGTGCGCGAGATCCTCGACGCCGTCGTCGCACAGAGCGGATTCGAGGCTTATCTCGACACGCTCATCGACGCGCCGGCGCGCAAACAGAATCTCGCTGAGATGCTCGCGGCGGCAAGCGCTTTCGATGCCGAACGCAGTGGAGGCCTCGGCGAGTTTCTCGAGCGCGTCGCACTCGTCAGCGATGCCGATCAGATCGAATCGCGCGGCGGACGCGTCGCGCTCATGACGCTGCACACGTCGAAGGGCCTCGAATATCCCGCGGTCTTCATCGCCGGCATGGAAGAAGGCCTCTTCCCGCACAGCCGCTCGCAGGACAGCGACGAGGAAATCGAGGAGGAGCGTCGCCTCTGCTACGTCGGCATGACGCGCGCGCGCAACCTGCTTTATCTATCCAACACGTTGTCGCGCGAGCTTTACGGCCAGCGCCAGGAGTCGCGGCCCTCGCGCTTCATGGCCGAGGTCGATCCGGGGCTTATCCGGCGCATCGCTCCTGAACGTCCATCCGCGCCCGTGCGTCCGCTATCGCCGCGCGAGTCCTACGTCGATTATTCCGAGAGTCAGCTCTCCGACGGCGATGGGCCCTCTGCCGCGGCTGATGGCCTGCGCGTCGGCGCGCGCGTGATTCATCCTGCGT
This portion of the Candidatus Binataceae bacterium genome encodes:
- a CDS encoding DUF6178 family protein translates to MAVRGQDEFLNLPFQEKLEFLYGLPARQKRDLILAAPEAERLVQSFSPETLFYTVKEIGSADAGDLLSLALPEQVKSLFDLDCWDKDRPNLARMREWLEALSEGGRSRMAQGLMELDLELVSILLRDYIKVHLLDDPASSPDAPSNRYVQFDEHYLIEFVRQDHITQLISDFIEEAFERDYKYFAGLMDECYWGVKAELEEAAYQFRRARLNDRGFPDYYEAQDVFAYVNPRSFLDIRAQYVAPSRAELLDDSELVPPGSAPMIAGADNSLLNTALTAGFAAEGRRQLRSEMAMVSNQVLVARSIDFGDLDAVRIAVELTHNYLNLGLESLAGGDLQSAIEHLRDTHLKLLFRLGVSLTIDLRKRAEATTRMLGIPQQRPREISYLDSPYRDALAGFIEPMPRFYSALDRGGAVELRAFQTIRDLHLSYAILDQIDAMAELFRSLLAIDISSARFRGAVANRDIRLSQILTTALVRNFMDGRLQAEPLVASELDAMRAAIVIKNGGPSVLSHAFRESVETAIDTHLDETAAKRTFDFVNSCLNQLEEEFAGLSVNYPIDSRFIESVLVKRSV
- a CDS encoding RlmE family RNA methyltransferase: MATYEPHDKFYRKARAAGLPSRAAFKIEELIARWKLAAKGARIVDLGCAPGGWLAILARAAGSGAKIVGVDLAPVRNPPPGCITIIGDIVDPAVAQRAATELGGPADLVTSDLAPKLTGIAARDEARSRELIDTALAFSSRALKPGGAMIVKVFMSGEFNDIVAQFKRVFASVETTRTKASRPGSAELYIVAKGFRGRPEGDA
- a CDS encoding bifunctional nuclease domain-containing protein; amino-acid sequence: MRAVGCRNLCLLLLAGLAAACACSRSSTSQPTGLIQPTIHEVPVQVTNVAFDQDTGEHYVLLEDKDETRELPIMIGANEAYAIELALNNVQPPRPMTHDLLKAVIQQTGNHVDSVLICDMRDEVYYAKIFMDRGRYTIDSRPSDAIALATEMHVPIYVMDKLFDSSPVVGKAAVDKLPDTATAYGVTVQQVTPELAAYFGLKNRHGVLVSDVDPAAASSGIERGDIIKKIGTRDVKALSDFHADLASFARESAITFTIQRGSSDRTVKLDGATAER
- a CDS encoding UvrD-helicase domain-containing protein codes for the protein MSLVRLDDLNPEQRDAVLAPDGPILILAGAGSGKTRVLTYRIAHILSERGAEVDQVLAVTFTNKAAGEMRERVASLLDSTRLPWVSTFHSACARILRQDAHRLGYERNFSILDESDSMSVMRRVIEEANLPDSPAPEAARNRIEQAKNEGVSPEEMLSASETGRETTIAQLYRLYQARLRDINAMDFSDLQLQAYLLFERFPDVLERWQSRAKHLLVDEYQDTNHVQYLLVRALAERTGNLCVVGDEDQSIYRWRGADIRNILDFERDYPSARIFKLEQNYRSTKTILAAAGAVIRNNTERKVKNLWTENDAGEQITYFTGITERDEADFIAREISSLTTSGGLRPADVVVFYRVNAQSRVIEEALVRRRLAYYIIGGVRFYEQRDIKDLLSYLRVVANPADAVSLERMVGVPTRGIGAKTFEAISDIAGRENISAFEAMGRLEAQSKVALRIAKQASSLYSWMRELIARASEVPVREILDAVVAQSGFEAYLDTLIDAPARKQNLAEMLAAASAFDAERSGGLGEFLERVALVSDADQIESRGGRVALMTLHTSKGLEYPAVFIAGMEEGLFPHSRSQDSDEEIEEERRLCYVGMTRARNLLYLSNTLSRELYGQRQESRPSRFMAEVDPGLIRRIAPERPSAPVRPLSPRESYVDYSESQLSDGDGPSAAADGLRVGARVIHPAFGRGVIHRREGRGDSAKAWVNFERGGVKLLVLKFANLRLIGE